The sequence CGGGGATGAGGACGCGGGCGCCGACGCACGGACGACCGGATCCCCGGCCGCGACGGTGGCCCCGCATTTCGCCGTCCCGTATGAACGGCTCACTCCGATTCTGCCAGGCTGGCAGGGTGCCGGGCACCGCTCTCCGTCGAGCTCCGCGTTACCTCCGGGTAGCCGCTTGGGTCGTCTCAGCCGTCGAGGTGGACGAGGAGAGGAGGCGCGTGCTCTCCCTGGACGGTGGTGAGGGACAGCACGGCGTGCCCGGCCGGAACCGCGTACGCCAGCTCCGAGGCCGACCAGCGCTCCCGCTCGACCTGCCGTACGGTCACCGCGTCCGTGGTCACGGCCTTGCCGGTGACGAGCTTGCGCACGGCGTGCAGGGCCCGGGTGAAGGGCTGGTCGGCGAAGACGGTGTGCTGGGCGACCTCGCGGGTCTCCACCCACTCCTTGCCCCAGGCTTCGGCGAACCGTTTGCCTTCCCAGGTGGTGATGCCGGGGAACGTCATCAGGCAGCCGACCGCACCGAGCAGCGCGGCGTGGAGATGCGGCCCCACGTCGTCAAGGGACCGCACGGCCAGGACCGCTCCGGCGTTCAGCTGACGCAGCCGCTGCACCGCCCGGACGGAGTCGGTGGTCATGGCACTCGCGGCGTCGTCGAGGACGAGCGCCGCGAAGAGCGAGGTGTCGCGGCGCGCCCCGACGCTGGAGACGAACTGCGCGAAGACCAGCCGGGTGAGAATGCGCGAGGCTTCCGGGTGGCTCCGCTCGGGCAGCACGATCCGGACGCGTACCGGATGCTCCAGGGCGCGCAGGGAGAAGGGCCTCGACCGTCCCCGGGTGTCGAAGAACGCGCTGAAGGCGGGCCTGTCGAGAAAGGCGATCCTGTCCGCGAGCACCCCGCTGAGATCCGCGGAGGTGCCGAGCTGACGCTCGCGTGCGTCCACTTCCCGCAGATAGGACCGGTGTTCCTCCGGGTCGAGGTCCTCGCGGAGCCGGTCCAGCGTCCCGCGACCGCCGTCGAGGAGTTCCCGCAGTTCCGGCAGGGACGGAAAGCGGCCGTGGACAGCGTTGAAGGGGCCGATCAGCTGGCCCAGGGTGACGGCGGCGCGGCGGCTGTCCACGTCCGGCAGGTCACCGGTGAAGGCCTCGGACAGGAGCATCGCGGCCTCGTCCGGATCGGTGACCCCGCCGTACAGATCGAGGTCGTACAGCGACCTGGAATCACCGATCCTCACCACCACGTCGTAGGAGTCCTCGGGCCCGAGCTCGACGCCTTCGCCGGAGACGACGACCACGGCCGCCCGTCCGGCCAGAGCCTGGAGGGACAGCGACTCCACCACCGGCCTCACCAGGCGGCGTGTCCGGTCGGGCCCGTGGGGGCCGACGGCGAGGAGCGAGGTGCCGAGAACGCCGGGGTCGAGGGCCGCTCCCGCTCCTCGCCGCGTGGCGGGATTGCGCGGATGCTCCGCGTAGGCGCCCATCCTCACCTGTGCGGTCAGCAGGTCGTGGGTGGCCGCACGGATCGGGAGATCGCGGTCGCCCGAAGGATGCAGGCAGGCCGCCGCTCCCTGCTTCATCACTCCGTCGACGAAGACACCGGCGGAAAGCGCCCCGGATTCCACGCGCGACCACGCATGGCCGATCCGGGCGCAGTCGACATCGTTCATGCGTCGGGCCGCGATCTCGGCGGCCAGCCTGTCCGCGGCCCCGGGCTGTCCCGCCGCCCGCAGGTGCGGCCATCCGGCGGGATCCTCCGCCGTCCCGGTATCGGCCTCGGTCTCCGTCTCGGCGAGGGCTACGGGCGCGCCGGGCTTCCGGAAGAAGTCCGTCCATCCGCCCGTGCGGGCGAACGGCCACAGCAGCGCCGCCGCGATCAGGACGTAGATGGCCACCCCCACCACGGCGGCCACCTGCGGATCACCTCTCAGTACGGATACCGGCACCAGTGCGTGGAGGATCGCGTAGAAGAAGGGAAGCAGGCTCGTCCCGAGGACGATCCACACCACCAAGAGCCCTGTGAGCGCGGCGCCGAGCGCCCTGCCCGGCTGCGGGCGGTCGAGGACGACCCTCCGGTACAGCGCCGGCCAGTTGCCGAGCCGTCCGCAGAAGTAGATCAGGAGGACGGCGAAAAGACTGTTGTAGACGGCACTGGCCGTCCGCGCCGACTGTCCGGGCTCGCCGCGCCACCAGTCGGAGGGCGTGAACAGTTTCAGGGGAAGCCGCTGGACCGCGATGTAGTCGGTGCGCCAGACCGCCCAGGCGAAGACCCCGCAAGCGATCGAGATGAGCGCGCCCACGACCAGCGCGCGGGTGGGCACCTCGTCGGCTGCGTCGGCCGCCTTCGGCCGGTGCCCGTACCGCCAGAGGCCCGGCTCGGCGTCCGCGCGATGTGCCCGGAGCCAGGTTCGCGCGTCGAAGACGGCGGCGGGGGGCCGGGGCGGCAACGGGGGCATGGCGGGTGGGGCCGAGGCCGGTCCGGGAACTCGGGCGATTGCGGCATCACCCCCGAAGGGGTGGTCGCGCCGCCGCGCGCCGGCATCGTCCGCGCCCTGCCCGCCCTGCTCGCGCTGCGCGTCGTACGTGCCCTCCGTGCCCATTGCCACTGCTCCCCTGACGTGCCAAGGCGTTCTCCCGGTGCAGTCGTTCAATCTAGTACCCGGATTCAGCGCCACACGGGTCATTCCGGTTCGCGGACCGCCTCGTCCCACCTGTCCGCCAAGGACAAGGACACACCCCCACCACTCCCGATCGGAGCATGCCCGCACCCCTCCCCCACCCCTAGCCTGCAAAAAGAAGAGCGTCCGAAACACCCCCAGGAGCCCCGCATGACCGCAATCCCGCAGGAGCGCCGCGTCGTCACTGCCATCCCCGGCCCGAAGTCCGTCGAGCTGCAGGCTCGTCGTACCGCGGCCGTCGCCGCAGGTGTGGGCTCCACCCTGCCGGTGTTCACCGCCCGGGCGGGCGGCGGGATCATCGAGGACGTGGACGGCAACCGGCTGATCGACTTCGGGTCCGGGATCGCCGTCACGTCCGTGGGCGCGTCCGCCGAGGCCGTCGTGCGGCGGGCCTCCGCGCAGCTGGCGGACTTCACCCACACATGTTTCATGGTCACGCCCTACGAGGGGTACGTCGAGGTCTGCGAGCAGCTCGCCGAGCTGACGCCCGGCGACCACGCGAAGAAGTCCGCGCTGTTCAACTCGGGCGCCGAGGCCGTCGAGAACGCGGTGAAGATCGCCCGCGCGTACACCAAGCGCACCGCCGTCGTCGTCTTCGACCACGGCTACCACGGCCGCACGAACCTCACCATGGGCATGACGGCGAAGAACATGCCGTACAAGCAGGGCTTCGGTCCGTTCGCCCCCGAGGTCTACCGCGTCCCGGTCGCCTACGGCTACCGCTGGCCGACCGGTGCCGAGAACGCCGGGGCCGAGGCGTCCGCGCAGGCCATCGACGCGATCACGAAGCAGATCGGCGCCGACAACGTCGCCGCGATCATCATCGAGCCGGTCCTCGGCGAGGGCGGCTTCATCGAGCCGGCCAAGGGCTTCCTCCCGGCGATCGCGCAGTTCGCCAAGGACAACGGCATCGTCTTCGTCGCGGACGAGATCCAGTCCGGCTTCTGCCGCACCGGCCAGTGGTTCGCGTGCGAGGACGAGGGTGTCGTCCCGGACCTGATCACCACCGCCAAGGGCATCGCGGGCGGCCTGCCGCTCTCCGCCGTCACCGGCCGCGCCGAGATCATGGACGCCGCGCACGCGGGCGGCCTCGGCGGTA is a genomic window of Streptomyces sp. YPW6 containing:
- the gabT gene encoding 4-aminobutyrate--2-oxoglutarate transaminase — encoded protein: MTAIPQERRVVTAIPGPKSVELQARRTAAVAAGVGSTLPVFTARAGGGIIEDVDGNRLIDFGSGIAVTSVGASAEAVVRRASAQLADFTHTCFMVTPYEGYVEVCEQLAELTPGDHAKKSALFNSGAEAVENAVKIARAYTKRTAVVVFDHGYHGRTNLTMGMTAKNMPYKQGFGPFAPEVYRVPVAYGYRWPTGAENAGAEASAQAIDAITKQIGADNVAAIIIEPVLGEGGFIEPAKGFLPAIAQFAKDNGIVFVADEIQSGFCRTGQWFACEDEGVVPDLITTAKGIAGGLPLSAVTGRAEIMDAAHAGGLGGTYGGNPVACAGALGAIETMRELDLNGRAKRIEEVMKGRLAEMQAKLPNGDIIGDIRGRGAMIAIELVKSGTKDPNPEVAGALAKACHAEGLLVLTCGTYGNVLRFLPPLVIGEDLLNEGLDIIERAFGTL
- a CDS encoding ATP/GTP-binding protein — translated: MGTEGTYDAQREQGGQGADDAGARRRDHPFGGDAAIARVPGPASAPPAMPPLPPRPPAAVFDARTWLRAHRADAEPGLWRYGHRPKAADAADEVPTRALVVGALISIACGVFAWAVWRTDYIAVQRLPLKLFTPSDWWRGEPGQSARTASAVYNSLFAVLLIYFCGRLGNWPALYRRVVLDRPQPGRALGAALTGLLVVWIVLGTSLLPFFYAILHALVPVSVLRGDPQVAAVVGVAIYVLIAAALLWPFARTGGWTDFFRKPGAPVALAETETEADTGTAEDPAGWPHLRAAGQPGAADRLAAEIAARRMNDVDCARIGHAWSRVESGALSAGVFVDGVMKQGAAACLHPSGDRDLPIRAATHDLLTAQVRMGAYAEHPRNPATRRGAGAALDPGVLGTSLLAVGPHGPDRTRRLVRPVVESLSLQALAGRAAVVVVSGEGVELGPEDSYDVVVRIGDSRSLYDLDLYGGVTDPDEAAMLLSEAFTGDLPDVDSRRAAVTLGQLIGPFNAVHGRFPSLPELRELLDGGRGTLDRLREDLDPEEHRSYLREVDARERQLGTSADLSGVLADRIAFLDRPAFSAFFDTRGRSRPFSLRALEHPVRVRIVLPERSHPEASRILTRLVFAQFVSSVGARRDTSLFAALVLDDAASAMTTDSVRAVQRLRQLNAGAVLAVRSLDDVGPHLHAALLGAVGCLMTFPGITTWEGKRFAEAWGKEWVETREVAQHTVFADQPFTRALHAVRKLVTGKAVTTDAVTVRQVERERWSASELAYAVPAGHAVLSLTTVQGEHAPPLLVHLDG